In Helianthus annuus cultivar XRQ/B chromosome 9, HanXRQr2.0-SUNRISE, whole genome shotgun sequence, the following are encoded in one genomic region:
- the LOC110903939 gene encoding uncharacterized protein LOC110903939 isoform X1, whose amino-acid sequence MEQKHILLSALSVGVGVGVGLGLGVNKWSSGSVDDGVTAAQIEHELFRLIVDGKDEKDTLKEFPYYLSERTRWLLTSAAYVHLKHLDVSKYTRNLSPASRAILLSGPAEFYHQKLAKALSHDFEAKLLMLDIVNFSVKMQSKYGLKKDSSGKRSISDMALEQVSSLLGSFSTAKEDGGGASSKQSSGTVAKSRSTETVNHPTKHHRNASVSSDAGAISSPSPSNLASVKRVSNCPFDERDFLQALYKVLVSFSETNGIILYIKDIERFLQSPRTYQLFEKMLKKLSGSTLVLGSRMVDAYDETTNTKVNEKIASLFPYNIEIKPPEDECHLINWKAQLEEQMKDIQFEENKNHIAEVLAANDLECDDLGSICHADTMFISNYIEEIVVSALSFHLMSEKNPEYRNGKLIISSTSLSHGLNIFQEGYGGKDTLKLETNADSSKGPNGEENAASKSDNKNETEKSVPPKPEVPDNEFEKRIRPEVIPANEIGVTFADIGALDEIKESLQELVMLPLRRPDLFNGGLLKPCRGILLFGPPGTGKTMLAKAIANEAGASFINVSMSTITSKWFGEDEKNVRALFSLAAKVSPTIIFVDEVDSMLGQRTRVGEHEAMRKIKNEFMSHWDGLLTKPGERILVLAATNRPFDLDEAIIRRFERRIMVGLPSVESRETILKTLLAKEKVDDLDFKELAVMTEGYSGSDLKNLCVTAAYRPVRELMQQEKQKDIEKKGDEEESESVIKLRALNMEDMRQAKNQVAASFAGEGCVMGELKQWNELYGEGGSRKKEQLTYFL is encoded by the exons ATGGAGCAGAAGCACATTTTGTTGTCGGCATTGAGCGTTGGTGTAGGCGTAGGCGTAGGATTAGGGCTCGGAGTGAACAAGTGGAGTAGCGGCAGCGTGGACGACGGTGTCACGGCGGCGCAAATTGAGCACGAGCTTTTCCGGCTTATTGTTGACGGTAAAGATGAGAAGGATACGCTTAAGGAGTTTCCTTATTATCTCAG TGAGCGAACACGGTGGTTGTTAACAAGTGCTGCATATGTTCATTTGAAACACTTGGATGTTTCAAAGTATACCAGAAATCTTTCACCTGCAAGTAGGGCTATATTACTCTCAGGACCTGCTG AATTTTATCATCAAAAGCTTGCAAAGGCTCTGTCACATGACTTTGAAGCAAAGCTGTTGATGTTAGACATCGTAAACTTTTCTGTAAAG ATGCAAAGCAAGTACGGCCTTAAGAAAGACTCT TCTGGTAAAAGGTCCATCTCAGACATGGCCTTGGAGCAAGTGTCCAGTTTACTTGGATCTTTCTCAACAGCTAAGGAAGATGGTGGAG GAGCTTCAAGTAAGCAAAGCAGTGGCACAGTTGCCAAATCTAG GAGTACCGAAACCGTTAATCATCCAACAAAGCATCATAGAAATGCCTCTGTTTCTTCTGATGCAGGTGCCATCAGTTCTCCCAGCCCTTCAAATTTAG CTTCTGTCAAGCGTGTAAGCAACTGTCCTTTTGACGAGAGAGATTTCTTGCAAGCACTATACAAG GTTTTAGTCTCTTTTTCCGAAACAAATGGGATCATTCTTTATATAAAAGACATAGAGCGGTTTCTTCAATCCCCACGGACGTATCAACTGTTcgaaaaaatgttgaaaaaaCTATCAGGGTCAACATTAGTTCTTGGTTCCAGGATGGTGGATGCATATGACGAAACTACAAATACAAAAGTCAACGAGAAAATTGCTTCCTTGTTTCCTTACAATATTGAAATAAAACCTCCTGAAGATGAGTGCCATCTCATAAACTGGAAAGCACAATTAGAAGAGCAAATGAAGGACATACAGTTTGAAGAGAACAAAAATCATATTGCTGAGGTGTTAGCAGCAAACGACCTCGAGTGTGACGATTTAGGTTCAATCTGTCACGCGGACACAATGTTTATCAGTAATTACATTGAAGAAATAGTCGTTTCTGCACTTTCGTTTCATTTGATGAGTGAAAAAAATCCGGAGTACCGAAATGGAAAGCTCATCATATCATCTACCAG TTTGTCACATGGATTGAACATCTTCCAAGAGGGTTATGGTGGAAAAGATACTCTGAAGCTGGAAACAAACGCTGACTCATCAAAG GGACCAAATGGAGAAGAAAATGCTGCATCAAAATCCGATAACAAAAACGAGACAGAAAAATCAGTTCCTCCAAAACCG GAGGTCCCCGACAACGAATTTGAAAAACGCATAAGACCCGAAGTTATCCCAGCGAACGAGATCGGTGTAACATTTGCAGACATTGGAGCGTTAGATGAGATAAAAGAATCACTTCAAGAACTAGTAATGCTTCCTCTTAGAAGACCAGACCTTTTCAATGGAGGTCTTCTTAAACCCTGCCGTGGAATATTACTATTCGGCCCTCCGGGCACTGGCAAAACGATGCTGGCAAAAGCAATCGCGAATGAAGCTGGAGCCAGCTTTATAAACGTATCAATGTCAACAATAACGTCGAAATGGTTTGGGGAAGATGAGAAGAATGTGAGAGCTTTGTTCTCTCTAGCTGCCAAAGTTTCTCCAACTATAATATTTGTGGATGAGGTTGATAGTATGCTTGGTCAGCGAACCAGAGTTGGCGAACATGAAGCCATGAGGAAGATTAAAAACGAGTTTATGTCACATTGGGATGGATTGTTGACTAAACCTGGTGAACGGattcttgttcttgctgccacgAATAGACCGTTTGATCTTGATGAAGCCATCATTAGACGGTTTGAGCGCAG AATCATGGTGGGTCTACCGTCGGTTGAAAGCAGAGAAACAATATTGAAAACGCTCCTTGCAAAAGAAAAGGTAGACGACTTGGACTTTAAGGAGCTTGCAGTAATGACGGAAGGATATAGCGGAAGCGATCTTAAG AATTTGTGTGTAACAGCAGCTTATCGACCTGTGAGAGAGCTAATGCAGCAAGAGAAGCAAAAAGATATT GAGAAGAAAGGCGATGAGGAAGAGAGCGAAAGTGTGATTAAACTGAGAGCTTTAAACATGGAAGATATGAGGCAGGCAAAGAATCAG GTGGCAGCAAGTTTTGCTGGGGAGGGATGTGTAATGGGTGAGCTGAAACAGTGGAATGAGTTATATGGTGAAGGGGGTTCAAGAAAGAAAGAACAGTTGACGTACTTCCTATAA
- the LOC110903939 gene encoding uncharacterized protein LOC110903939 isoform X2: MEQKHILLSALSVGVGVGVGLGLGVNKWSSGSVDDGVTAAQIEHELFRLIVDGKDEKDTLKEFPYYLSERTRWLLTSAAYVHLKHLDVSKYTRNLSPASRAILLSGPAEFYHQKLAKALSHDFEAKLLMLDIVNFSVKMQSKYGLKKDSSGKRSISDMALEQVSSLLGSFSTAKEDGGGASSKQSSGTVAKSRSTETVNHPTKHHRNASVSSDAASVKRVSNCPFDERDFLQALYKVLVSFSETNGIILYIKDIERFLQSPRTYQLFEKMLKKLSGSTLVLGSRMVDAYDETTNTKVNEKIASLFPYNIEIKPPEDECHLINWKAQLEEQMKDIQFEENKNHIAEVLAANDLECDDLGSICHADTMFISNYIEEIVVSALSFHLMSEKNPEYRNGKLIISSTSLSHGLNIFQEGYGGKDTLKLETNADSSKGPNGEENAASKSDNKNETEKSVPPKPEVPDNEFEKRIRPEVIPANEIGVTFADIGALDEIKESLQELVMLPLRRPDLFNGGLLKPCRGILLFGPPGTGKTMLAKAIANEAGASFINVSMSTITSKWFGEDEKNVRALFSLAAKVSPTIIFVDEVDSMLGQRTRVGEHEAMRKIKNEFMSHWDGLLTKPGERILVLAATNRPFDLDEAIIRRFERRIMVGLPSVESRETILKTLLAKEKVDDLDFKELAVMTEGYSGSDLKNLCVTAAYRPVRELMQQEKQKDIEKKGDEEESESVIKLRALNMEDMRQAKNQVAASFAGEGCVMGELKQWNELYGEGGSRKKEQLTYFL, from the exons ATGGAGCAGAAGCACATTTTGTTGTCGGCATTGAGCGTTGGTGTAGGCGTAGGCGTAGGATTAGGGCTCGGAGTGAACAAGTGGAGTAGCGGCAGCGTGGACGACGGTGTCACGGCGGCGCAAATTGAGCACGAGCTTTTCCGGCTTATTGTTGACGGTAAAGATGAGAAGGATACGCTTAAGGAGTTTCCTTATTATCTCAG TGAGCGAACACGGTGGTTGTTAACAAGTGCTGCATATGTTCATTTGAAACACTTGGATGTTTCAAAGTATACCAGAAATCTTTCACCTGCAAGTAGGGCTATATTACTCTCAGGACCTGCTG AATTTTATCATCAAAAGCTTGCAAAGGCTCTGTCACATGACTTTGAAGCAAAGCTGTTGATGTTAGACATCGTAAACTTTTCTGTAAAG ATGCAAAGCAAGTACGGCCTTAAGAAAGACTCT TCTGGTAAAAGGTCCATCTCAGACATGGCCTTGGAGCAAGTGTCCAGTTTACTTGGATCTTTCTCAACAGCTAAGGAAGATGGTGGAG GAGCTTCAAGTAAGCAAAGCAGTGGCACAGTTGCCAAATCTAG GAGTACCGAAACCGTTAATCATCCAACAAAGCATCATAGAAATGCCTCTGTTTCTTCTGATGCAG CTTCTGTCAAGCGTGTAAGCAACTGTCCTTTTGACGAGAGAGATTTCTTGCAAGCACTATACAAG GTTTTAGTCTCTTTTTCCGAAACAAATGGGATCATTCTTTATATAAAAGACATAGAGCGGTTTCTTCAATCCCCACGGACGTATCAACTGTTcgaaaaaatgttgaaaaaaCTATCAGGGTCAACATTAGTTCTTGGTTCCAGGATGGTGGATGCATATGACGAAACTACAAATACAAAAGTCAACGAGAAAATTGCTTCCTTGTTTCCTTACAATATTGAAATAAAACCTCCTGAAGATGAGTGCCATCTCATAAACTGGAAAGCACAATTAGAAGAGCAAATGAAGGACATACAGTTTGAAGAGAACAAAAATCATATTGCTGAGGTGTTAGCAGCAAACGACCTCGAGTGTGACGATTTAGGTTCAATCTGTCACGCGGACACAATGTTTATCAGTAATTACATTGAAGAAATAGTCGTTTCTGCACTTTCGTTTCATTTGATGAGTGAAAAAAATCCGGAGTACCGAAATGGAAAGCTCATCATATCATCTACCAG TTTGTCACATGGATTGAACATCTTCCAAGAGGGTTATGGTGGAAAAGATACTCTGAAGCTGGAAACAAACGCTGACTCATCAAAG GGACCAAATGGAGAAGAAAATGCTGCATCAAAATCCGATAACAAAAACGAGACAGAAAAATCAGTTCCTCCAAAACCG GAGGTCCCCGACAACGAATTTGAAAAACGCATAAGACCCGAAGTTATCCCAGCGAACGAGATCGGTGTAACATTTGCAGACATTGGAGCGTTAGATGAGATAAAAGAATCACTTCAAGAACTAGTAATGCTTCCTCTTAGAAGACCAGACCTTTTCAATGGAGGTCTTCTTAAACCCTGCCGTGGAATATTACTATTCGGCCCTCCGGGCACTGGCAAAACGATGCTGGCAAAAGCAATCGCGAATGAAGCTGGAGCCAGCTTTATAAACGTATCAATGTCAACAATAACGTCGAAATGGTTTGGGGAAGATGAGAAGAATGTGAGAGCTTTGTTCTCTCTAGCTGCCAAAGTTTCTCCAACTATAATATTTGTGGATGAGGTTGATAGTATGCTTGGTCAGCGAACCAGAGTTGGCGAACATGAAGCCATGAGGAAGATTAAAAACGAGTTTATGTCACATTGGGATGGATTGTTGACTAAACCTGGTGAACGGattcttgttcttgctgccacgAATAGACCGTTTGATCTTGATGAAGCCATCATTAGACGGTTTGAGCGCAG AATCATGGTGGGTCTACCGTCGGTTGAAAGCAGAGAAACAATATTGAAAACGCTCCTTGCAAAAGAAAAGGTAGACGACTTGGACTTTAAGGAGCTTGCAGTAATGACGGAAGGATATAGCGGAAGCGATCTTAAG AATTTGTGTGTAACAGCAGCTTATCGACCTGTGAGAGAGCTAATGCAGCAAGAGAAGCAAAAAGATATT GAGAAGAAAGGCGATGAGGAAGAGAGCGAAAGTGTGATTAAACTGAGAGCTTTAAACATGGAAGATATGAGGCAGGCAAAGAATCAG GTGGCAGCAAGTTTTGCTGGGGAGGGATGTGTAATGGGTGAGCTGAAACAGTGGAATGAGTTATATGGTGAAGGGGGTTCAAGAAAGAAAGAACAGTTGACGTACTTCCTATAA
- the LOC110903939 gene encoding uncharacterized protein LOC110903939 isoform X3: protein MEQKHILLSALSVGVGVGVGLGLGVNKWSSGSVDDGVTAAQIEHELFRLIVDGKDEKDTLKEFPYYLSERTRWLLTSAAYVHLKHLDVSKYTRNLSPASRAILLSGPAEFYHQKLAKALSHDFEAKLLMLDIVNFSVKMQSKYGLKKDSSGKRSISDMALEQVSSLLGSFSTAKEDGGGASSKQSSGTVAKSRSTETVNHPTKHHRNASVSSDAGAISSPSPSNLASVKRVSNCPFDERDFLQALYKVLVSFSETNGIILYIKDIERFLQSPRTYQLFEKMLKKLSGSTLVLGSRMVDAYDETTNTKVNEKIASLFPYNIEIKPPEDECHLINWKAQLEEQMKDIQFEENKNHIAEVLAANDLECDDLGSICHADTMFISNYIEEIVVSALSFHLMSEKNPEYRNGKLIISSTSLSHGLNIFQEGYGGKDTLKLETNADSSKGPNGEENAASKSDNKNETEKSVPPKPEVPDNEFEKRIRPEVIPANEIGVTFADIGALDEIKESLQELVMLPLRRPDLFNGGLLKPCRGILLFGPPGTGKTMLAKAIANEAGASFINVSMSTITSKWFGEDEKNVRALFSLAAKVSPTIIFVDEVDSMLGQRTRVGEHEAMRKIKNEFMSHWDGLLTKPGERILVLAATNRPFDLDEAIIRRFERRIMVGLPSVESRETILKTLLAKEKVDDLDFKELAVMTEGYSGSDLKLIDL from the exons ATGGAGCAGAAGCACATTTTGTTGTCGGCATTGAGCGTTGGTGTAGGCGTAGGCGTAGGATTAGGGCTCGGAGTGAACAAGTGGAGTAGCGGCAGCGTGGACGACGGTGTCACGGCGGCGCAAATTGAGCACGAGCTTTTCCGGCTTATTGTTGACGGTAAAGATGAGAAGGATACGCTTAAGGAGTTTCCTTATTATCTCAG TGAGCGAACACGGTGGTTGTTAACAAGTGCTGCATATGTTCATTTGAAACACTTGGATGTTTCAAAGTATACCAGAAATCTTTCACCTGCAAGTAGGGCTATATTACTCTCAGGACCTGCTG AATTTTATCATCAAAAGCTTGCAAAGGCTCTGTCACATGACTTTGAAGCAAAGCTGTTGATGTTAGACATCGTAAACTTTTCTGTAAAG ATGCAAAGCAAGTACGGCCTTAAGAAAGACTCT TCTGGTAAAAGGTCCATCTCAGACATGGCCTTGGAGCAAGTGTCCAGTTTACTTGGATCTTTCTCAACAGCTAAGGAAGATGGTGGAG GAGCTTCAAGTAAGCAAAGCAGTGGCACAGTTGCCAAATCTAG GAGTACCGAAACCGTTAATCATCCAACAAAGCATCATAGAAATGCCTCTGTTTCTTCTGATGCAGGTGCCATCAGTTCTCCCAGCCCTTCAAATTTAG CTTCTGTCAAGCGTGTAAGCAACTGTCCTTTTGACGAGAGAGATTTCTTGCAAGCACTATACAAG GTTTTAGTCTCTTTTTCCGAAACAAATGGGATCATTCTTTATATAAAAGACATAGAGCGGTTTCTTCAATCCCCACGGACGTATCAACTGTTcgaaaaaatgttgaaaaaaCTATCAGGGTCAACATTAGTTCTTGGTTCCAGGATGGTGGATGCATATGACGAAACTACAAATACAAAAGTCAACGAGAAAATTGCTTCCTTGTTTCCTTACAATATTGAAATAAAACCTCCTGAAGATGAGTGCCATCTCATAAACTGGAAAGCACAATTAGAAGAGCAAATGAAGGACATACAGTTTGAAGAGAACAAAAATCATATTGCTGAGGTGTTAGCAGCAAACGACCTCGAGTGTGACGATTTAGGTTCAATCTGTCACGCGGACACAATGTTTATCAGTAATTACATTGAAGAAATAGTCGTTTCTGCACTTTCGTTTCATTTGATGAGTGAAAAAAATCCGGAGTACCGAAATGGAAAGCTCATCATATCATCTACCAG TTTGTCACATGGATTGAACATCTTCCAAGAGGGTTATGGTGGAAAAGATACTCTGAAGCTGGAAACAAACGCTGACTCATCAAAG GGACCAAATGGAGAAGAAAATGCTGCATCAAAATCCGATAACAAAAACGAGACAGAAAAATCAGTTCCTCCAAAACCG GAGGTCCCCGACAACGAATTTGAAAAACGCATAAGACCCGAAGTTATCCCAGCGAACGAGATCGGTGTAACATTTGCAGACATTGGAGCGTTAGATGAGATAAAAGAATCACTTCAAGAACTAGTAATGCTTCCTCTTAGAAGACCAGACCTTTTCAATGGAGGTCTTCTTAAACCCTGCCGTGGAATATTACTATTCGGCCCTCCGGGCACTGGCAAAACGATGCTGGCAAAAGCAATCGCGAATGAAGCTGGAGCCAGCTTTATAAACGTATCAATGTCAACAATAACGTCGAAATGGTTTGGGGAAGATGAGAAGAATGTGAGAGCTTTGTTCTCTCTAGCTGCCAAAGTTTCTCCAACTATAATATTTGTGGATGAGGTTGATAGTATGCTTGGTCAGCGAACCAGAGTTGGCGAACATGAAGCCATGAGGAAGATTAAAAACGAGTTTATGTCACATTGGGATGGATTGTTGACTAAACCTGGTGAACGGattcttgttcttgctgccacgAATAGACCGTTTGATCTTGATGAAGCCATCATTAGACGGTTTGAGCGCAG AATCATGGTGGGTCTACCGTCGGTTGAAAGCAGAGAAACAATATTGAAAACGCTCCTTGCAAAAGAAAAGGTAGACGACTTGGACTTTAAGGAGCTTGCAGTAATGACGGAAGGATATAGCGGAAGCGATCTTAAG CTTATCGACCTGTGA